A region of uncultured Carboxylicivirga sp. DNA encodes the following proteins:
- a CDS encoding LytTR family DNA-binding domain-containing protein, whose protein sequence is MSEYNAVIIDDEPNMRMLLREMVADNFSDIRIVAEAASVEEGVSIIQLHKPHIVFLDIEIKGGTGFHILQKVKPYSFKLIFITAFNQFAIKAIKFSAIDYILKPVNETEFVQAVNTAIEGVRQTLSITQMDNFIQHLEKEEQRKKIVLRTSDSIHLVEVSDIIYCKSDNSYTSFYLKDKKEILVSKSIKEFADLLEEYRFFRPHQSYLVNLNYVNKIDKSDGGFIILSNGKEIPVSMRRKAYVLQMVETL, encoded by the coding sequence ATGAGTGAATATAATGCAGTAATTATTGATGATGAACCTAATATGCGCATGTTGTTGCGCGAAATGGTTGCAGATAATTTTTCGGATATTAGAATTGTTGCTGAAGCTGCATCTGTTGAAGAGGGTGTTTCGATCATTCAGTTGCATAAACCTCATATTGTGTTTTTAGATATTGAAATCAAAGGCGGCACCGGTTTTCATATTTTACAAAAGGTTAAGCCTTATTCATTTAAACTTATCTTCATTACAGCTTTTAATCAATTTGCAATCAAGGCTATAAAATTTAGTGCCATTGATTATATATTAAAGCCTGTGAACGAAACGGAGTTTGTTCAAGCAGTAAATACTGCCATTGAAGGTGTCAGACAAACGTTAAGTATAACACAGATGGATAATTTTATTCAACATCTGGAAAAAGAGGAACAACGAAAAAAAATAGTTCTTCGCACATCAGATTCAATTCACCTGGTTGAGGTTAGTGATATTATTTACTGTAAAAGTGATAATAGTTATACTTCGTTTTATTTGAAGGATAAAAAAGAGATTCTGGTTTCAAAATCAATTAAAGAATTTGCTGATTTATTGGAAGAATATCGTTTCTTTCGTCCCCACCAGTCATACCTGGTTAACCTCAATTACGTAAATAAAATTGATAAGAGTGACGGTGGTTTTATCATTCTGAGTAACGGCAAAGAAATACCTGTTTCGATGCGTCGTAAAGCCTATGTTTTGCAAATGGTTGAAACATTATAG
- a CDS encoding OmpA family protein, whose amino-acid sequence MKKLIILIYLFAPAFLMQAQIKVDVGKKVEKTANRKANQKTDQVINKTFDKLEEGVGSLFGKKKKNTSKSTTSEQNNNAEEVSTNEATVGDNIEADKVTMSWSKFDFVPGDEVIFSDAPDMDEENGEFPTRWDLKAGQVEVVEVNSEKVIAFFDGMPEITPYLKNAETDYLPEIFTVEFDVYRPARGNRFFVYLWDRKRQKSGGNAEIEINLNRVSVDEISAEYAPERDSNQGRWMHISIAYTKGKLKVYLDDTRLINIPHYEYNPSGLSIQCYFANVNEKQIWYLKNVRIAKGGVKYYDRILSDGKIVCNGIRFDVNKTSLKPESMGQINEIYQLMNKNTDLKFSVEGHTDSDGNDQQNQTLSEQRAKEVMNTLIQMGIDASRLQSKGFGESVPLNTNATPEEKANNRRVEFVKI is encoded by the coding sequence ATGAAAAAACTGATCATACTAATATATCTTTTTGCTCCTGCTTTTTTAATGCAGGCTCAGATAAAAGTCGACGTAGGTAAAAAAGTAGAAAAAACAGCTAATAGAAAAGCCAATCAGAAGACGGATCAGGTTATTAATAAAACCTTCGACAAACTTGAAGAAGGGGTTGGTTCGCTATTTGGCAAGAAAAAGAAAAATACATCAAAAAGTACCACATCTGAACAGAATAATAATGCTGAAGAAGTTTCAACTAATGAGGCAACTGTAGGTGATAATATTGAAGCTGATAAGGTAACCATGAGTTGGAGTAAATTTGATTTTGTACCTGGTGACGAAGTTATTTTTTCAGATGCTCCCGATATGGATGAAGAAAACGGAGAGTTTCCAACCCGTTGGGATTTGAAAGCTGGGCAGGTTGAAGTTGTGGAAGTAAATAGCGAGAAAGTGATTGCCTTTTTCGATGGAATGCCTGAAATAACTCCGTATCTTAAAAATGCCGAAACCGATTACCTTCCTGAAATTTTCACCGTTGAATTTGATGTTTATCGTCCTGCACGTGGCAATCGTTTCTTTGTTTATTTATGGGATCGAAAACGACAAAAAAGCGGTGGTAATGCTGAAATAGAAATAAACCTGAATCGAGTTAGTGTAGACGAGATTTCTGCTGAATATGCACCCGAGCGAGATAGCAACCAAGGACGTTGGATGCATATTTCAATAGCTTACACCAAAGGAAAACTTAAAGTTTATCTTGATGATACACGTTTAATAAATATTCCTCATTATGAATATAATCCTTCTGGTTTGTCCATTCAATGTTATTTTGCCAATGTGAATGAAAAGCAAATCTGGTATCTGAAAAATGTGAGAATAGCTAAAGGTGGTGTCAAATATTACGATCGTATTCTAAGTGACGGAAAGATTGTTTGTAATGGTATTCGGTTTGATGTAAATAAAACTTCTCTTAAACCCGAATCAATGGGACAAATCAACGAGATTTACCAGTTGATGAATAAAAATACTGATCTGAAGTTTTCTGTTGAAGGACATACAGATAGTGATGGTAATGATCAGCAAAACCAGACATTATCTGAGCAACGGGCTAAGGAAGTCATGAATACTCTTATTCAAATGGGGATTGATGCGTCTCGCTTACAATCGAAAGGATTTGGTGAATCTGTTCCTTTAAATACCAATGCTACCCCTGAAGAAAAAGCCAATAACAGGCGTGTGGAATTTGTCAAAATCTAG
- a CDS encoding T9SS type A sorting domain-containing protein produces the protein MKKKILLSILFSLTSTIAMVAQIVAFQGISKTRINLSTSTVVGEVTINPQVAGKAIVRFDGDCSTDVGDRIVLAASNTPNWGTNDGSVSVEAVSNEIPNRPFSHTRVYDVSPGSNTFYAIAQNYVETDGSGFASIYGSLTVEFVPNGVYTVTSDNISQVQIDLSAKTVVGQVAVDANTSGKVIVHFDGRCISDVGDRIVLGASNTTSWTSNDGNVAVEAIDTDLNRNSFSHTRVYDVTAGSHAFYAVAQNYVETDGSGVASVYGTLTAVFIPDGLLPFDNARIVEVNTDLTNVKTVGQVSINAATSGKAIVHFDGMCNSDEGDMIVLAASDTPDWSVNDGNISVLAVDADLNHNSFSHTRVYDINAGSHTFYAVAHNYVETAGSGVASIYGSLTVEFIPDATSTVIDNQLIEAAFNIYPNPCSGSFCIEGASSFDCEVYNLTGNRVVTFLNNDAYSPFNIENLPTGSYLVKIITDKGSLIKKLIVE, from the coding sequence ATGAAAAAGAAAATTTTACTTTCAATCTTATTTTCCTTAACAAGTACTATTGCCATGGTTGCTCAGATAGTTGCTTTTCAGGGAATCTCAAAAACAAGAATAAATTTATCAACTTCAACGGTTGTTGGTGAAGTAACAATTAATCCTCAAGTGGCAGGTAAAGCCATTGTTCGTTTTGATGGAGACTGTTCAACCGATGTGGGTGATCGTATAGTTTTGGCTGCCAGCAATACACCAAACTGGGGAACGAACGATGGAAGTGTTTCTGTTGAAGCGGTAAGTAATGAAATCCCTAACAGACCTTTTTCGCATACAAGGGTTTATGATGTTTCACCCGGAAGTAATACTTTTTATGCGATTGCTCAGAATTATGTTGAAACGGATGGTTCGGGTTTTGCCTCTATCTATGGAAGTTTAACGGTTGAATTTGTACCCAATGGGGTTTATACTGTTACAAGTGATAATATTTCTCAGGTTCAGATCGATCTGAGTGCCAAGACGGTTGTAGGTCAGGTAGCTGTTGATGCCAATACATCAGGTAAGGTTATTGTTCATTTTGATGGTAGATGCATCTCTGATGTTGGTGATCGAATAGTATTGGGTGCTAGCAATACAACTTCCTGGACTAGCAATGATGGGAATGTTGCAGTGGAAGCTATCGATACTGATCTAAACAGAAATTCATTTTCGCATACACGCGTTTATGATGTTACGGCCGGCAGTCATGCATTTTATGCTGTTGCACAAAATTATGTTGAAACAGATGGAAGTGGAGTAGCTTCTGTTTATGGAACGCTCACAGCAGTTTTTATACCAGATGGTTTATTGCCTTTTGATAATGCCCGCATCGTTGAAGTGAATACAGATTTGACTAACGTAAAAACAGTTGGACAAGTAAGTATAAATGCTGCAACATCCGGAAAAGCCATTGTTCATTTCGATGGTATGTGCAATTCTGATGAAGGAGATATGATTGTGTTGGCTGCCAGTGATACACCTGATTGGTCAGTTAATGATGGCAATATTTCAGTATTAGCAGTTGATGCTGATTTAAACCATAATTCATTCTCACACACTCGTGTTTATGATATTAATGCAGGTAGTCATACTTTTTATGCGGTTGCCCATAATTATGTTGAAACAGCAGGTTCAGGTGTAGCCTCTATCTACGGAAGTCTTACAGTTGAGTTTATTCCGGATGCAACAAGTACAGTGATAGATAATCAATTGATTGAAGCGGCTTTTAATATATATCCGAATCCATGTAGTGGCAGTTTTTGCATTGAGGGAGCGTCATCTTTTGATTGCGAAGTTTACAATCTGACAGGTAATAGGGTAGTTACATTCTTAAATAATGATGCCTATTCTCCTTTTAACATTGAGAACTTACCTACAGGATCGTATCTGGTAAAAATAATAACAGATAAAGGTTCATTGATTAAAAAGTTGATTGTTGAATAA
- a CDS encoding histidine kinase, translating to MVTIPESINFVNKWLINSSILKKDIPTYKKSIIATYSTLIIYLLFIIYALYFYVNNPLSHVKNINNGVALVIFNIFFSLMRFTKNVNIPLAFINLTILPVLYKSIIESGGFYSPDLGWILFTIITSNIFVTRWFGIVVTIISGLFLTWLYFMSGLDSSQPFTQNQYFSWLFLTILTESVISAFTHFLDKANRQIMELSEHRIEELDKEVKKITMRYSSLRTELGRDFHDELGNKLATIKLMSESLYLRLGDKVDEDVNHDLTEIMNNSQSLLDGTRDFLWSIDWNNNTLKELYYYICDFSENILFKGNIQFVPEFNINESDAFHIYSPNFLRQILFVCKEVVTNSYKYSNATEFHFEMLMHASDLIIKLSDNGIGFDQKEIRNTQGLKNIAHRVLKIGGKLQMQTQNGCEYVLRIPASSNVFTYFG from the coding sequence ATGGTTACAATTCCAGAATCAATCAATTTTGTAAATAAGTGGCTTATTAACAGTAGTATATTAAAGAAAGATATTCCTACGTATAAAAAATCAATAATAGCCACCTATTCAACATTAATAATCTATCTTCTTTTTATAATATATGCCTTGTATTTTTATGTAAATAATCCTCTGTCGCATGTAAAGAATATAAACAATGGAGTTGCTTTAGTAATATTCAATATCTTCTTTTCGTTGATGCGGTTTACTAAAAATGTGAACATTCCATTGGCTTTTATCAATCTCACCATTTTGCCAGTATTGTATAAAAGTATTATTGAAAGTGGAGGTTTTTATTCTCCCGATTTAGGTTGGATTTTATTTACAATAATTACCAGTAATATTTTTGTTACTAGATGGTTTGGAATCGTGGTAACAATAATCTCAGGGTTATTTTTAACGTGGTTGTATTTCATGTCGGGTTTGGATAGTTCTCAACCTTTTACTCAGAATCAATATTTTTCGTGGCTGTTTTTAACAATTTTAACGGAGTCTGTTATTTCGGCGTTTACACATTTTTTAGACAAAGCAAACCGGCAGATTATGGAATTGTCGGAGCATAGAATTGAGGAGTTGGATAAGGAAGTAAAGAAAATTACAATGCGATATAGCTCATTGCGCACTGAATTGGGAAGGGATTTTCATGATGAGTTGGGTAATAAGTTGGCAACCATTAAGTTAATGTCTGAAAGTTTATATTTGCGTCTGGGTGATAAGGTTGATGAAGATGTGAATCATGATTTAACTGAGATAATGAATAACTCTCAGAGTCTGCTTGATGGAACTCGCGACTTTTTATGGTCAATTGATTGGAATAACAATACACTTAAGGAGCTTTATTATTATATCTGTGATTTTTCAGAGAATATTTTGTTTAAAGGTAATATTCAGTTTGTCCCTGAATTCAATATTAATGAAAGTGATGCTTTCCATATTTACTCGCCCAATTTCTTACGACAGATTCTTTTTGTATGTAAAGAAGTGGTAACCAATTCATACAAATATTCAAATGCAACGGAATTTCATTTCGAAATGCTAATGCATGCATCAGACCTAATTATTAAACTTTCAGATAACGGAATTGGATTCGATCAAAAAGAAATAAGGAATACGCAGGGACTGAAAAACATTGCTCATCGGGTTTTAAAGATTGGTGGAAAATTGCAAATGCAAACTCAAAATGGATGTGAATATGTATTAAGAATACCAGCAAGCTCTAATGTGTTTACCTATTTTGGGTAG
- a CDS encoding response regulator transcription factor codes for MLKRIIIIEDNESLRKGYEFLINSGNYSYKVVETYECAEDFFKDELWRNCDIVLMDIDLPGENGIESTRKLKRINNKVEVLMLTVWQEPEMVFRALENGASGYILKGASSVEIMNAIEELCQGGAPMSPAIARLILQKFHKNLSSPFSDIETEIVKKLAEGKGYKSIANDLDMNSVNNVKYYIKKIYEILQVHNREEAVKIARDNKWI; via the coding sequence ATGCTGAAACGAATTATTATAATAGAAGATAACGAAAGTTTGCGAAAAGGATATGAGTTCTTAATTAACTCTGGTAATTACTCATATAAGGTAGTGGAAACTTATGAATGTGCCGAAGACTTTTTTAAAGATGAACTCTGGCGTAATTGTGATATCGTGCTGATGGATATTGATTTACCTGGTGAGAATGGAATTGAATCAACCCGAAAACTGAAAAGAATTAATAATAAAGTTGAGGTATTAATGCTAACGGTTTGGCAAGAACCGGAGATGGTATTTCGTGCACTTGAAAATGGAGCTTCGGGATATATATTAAAAGGTGCTTCGAGTGTTGAAATTATGAATGCCATAGAAGAATTATGTCAAGGTGGTGCACCAATGAGTCCTGCAATTGCAAGATTAATACTGCAAAAGTTTCATAAAAACCTGAGCTCACCATTTAGTGATATTGAAACTGAAATCGTAAAGAAACTGGCCGAGGGGAAGGGTTATAAATCAATTGCCAATGACCTTGATATGAATTCGGTAAATAATGTAAAATACTACATCAAAAAAATTTATGAAATCCTGCAGGTGCATAATAGAGAAGAAGCTGTAAAAATTGCCAGGGATAATAAATGGATTTAA
- a CDS encoding LamG-like jellyroll fold domain-containing protein: protein MRKLFTQALFVVAFFTSNLVNAQITNGLVGQFKFDGRTDLSNSVNPSYSFDANGTLQDEVDRFGVNGGAINLPANSWLYIANAPFLPTGDANRSVSVWIKPVDNYAKSYWAYGADGFPGWNNNFFGFVNTTSLMAYAYGNDYITGVRPSVNNWQHYVVTYGNSTVKIYIDGVEVLSRQNNNPFNTLNEDFRIGTGHTAVSTEIGNFKIDDLLIYNRELSAQEVSDLYNEERPLSDFNSFYLLAGNTTPDAIPSLGYDQNSYTIEADINLTFADLYGAILMCRDGSNAVGIVVNNVGLMGEELRLTYNWGTIGWDWTGGPVIHPNTHYHVALVIEPTKITLYLDGVPYVHNNISTASTQPQLNTLPFVLGRDSYNAAHRRVTGYIDELKFWKRSLSENEIGQNLNCFAEVNDPDLLAYYNFETVTGEENTIVDLTGQHDITKLGSLAYFIKDQRVDLDNSISYDAINNELSTIDVNPNNTYNWHYVDPEGTPTVANTQSFEPTVTGEYYVIISRGGCTKTSERISVNVVSTGLESDIDSYIKIYPNPTRGVLNIETEKTINSVTIYNLNGSAVMKHQNTASIDLTDLPNGTYFLQIQTNDHEVMVRKIVVSRN, encoded by the coding sequence ATGAGAAAACTCTTTACACAAGCTTTGTTTGTAGTCGCTTTTTTTACTTCAAACCTGGTAAATGCACAAATTACCAATGGTTTGGTCGGTCAGTTCAAGTTTGATGGAAGAACTGATTTATCTAACAGTGTTAATCCATCTTATTCTTTTGATGCTAATGGGACATTACAGGATGAAGTAGATCGTTTTGGTGTAAATGGTGGTGCTATTAATCTACCTGCAAATTCATGGTTATATATAGCTAATGCTCCATTTTTACCTACAGGTGATGCCAACAGATCTGTTTCTGTTTGGATCAAACCTGTTGATAATTATGCCAAAAGTTATTGGGCTTATGGTGCCGATGGTTTTCCTGGCTGGAATAATAATTTCTTTGGTTTTGTAAATACCACTTCATTAATGGCCTATGCTTATGGGAATGATTATATAACAGGAGTTAGACCAAGTGTGAATAATTGGCAGCATTATGTGGTCACTTATGGAAACAGCACAGTAAAAATTTATATAGATGGTGTTGAAGTGCTAAGTCGACAAAATAACAATCCATTTAACACTTTAAACGAGGATTTTAGAATAGGAACAGGTCATACAGCTGTTTCGACTGAAATTGGAAATTTTAAAATTGATGACTTACTTATTTACAACAGGGAATTATCTGCTCAGGAAGTATCTGATTTGTATAATGAAGAACGACCGCTTTCTGATTTTAACTCGTTTTATTTGCTTGCAGGTAATACAACTCCGGATGCTATTCCTTCATTAGGTTATGATCAAAATAGTTATACTATTGAAGCAGATATTAATCTTACCTTTGCTGATTTATATGGAGCCATTTTAATGTGTCGTGATGGGAGTAATGCTGTAGGTATTGTAGTAAATAATGTAGGATTGATGGGAGAAGAACTTCGTCTTACCTATAATTGGGGTACTATTGGTTGGGACTGGACAGGCGGACCTGTTATACATCCAAACACGCATTATCATGTTGCATTGGTTATTGAACCAACTAAAATTACATTGTACCTTGATGGCGTACCCTATGTGCATAATAATATTTCAACGGCAAGCACACAACCTCAGTTAAACACACTTCCATTTGTATTAGGACGTGATTCATATAATGCTGCTCACCGTCGAGTGACTGGATATATTGATGAACTGAAGTTTTGGAAAAGAAGTTTATCTGAAAATGAAATAGGGCAGAACCTGAATTGTTTTGCTGAGGTTAATGATCCGGATTTATTAGCATACTATAATTTTGAAACAGTAACCGGTGAAGAGAATACAATTGTTGATTTAACAGGACAACATGATATTACAAAATTAGGTTCTCTTGCATATTTTATAAAAGATCAAAGAGTGGATCTTGATAATTCTATTTCTTATGATGCAATAAACAATGAATTATCAACTATTGATGTAAATCCTAACAATACATACAACTGGCATTATGTTGATCCGGAAGGAACTCCAACAGTAGCGAATACTCAGTCTTTTGAACCTACTGTTACAGGAGAATACTATGTTATCATAAGCCGAGGTGGCTGTACGAAAACATCAGAAAGAATAAGTGTAAATGTTGTTTCAACCGGATTGGAATCGGATATTGACAGTTATATTAAAATCTATCCAAATCCAACGCGGGGAGTTTTGAATATAGAAACAGAAAAAACTATTAATTCAGTCACTATTTATAATTTGAATGGAAGTGCAGTTATGAAACACCAAAATACTGCATCAATAGATTTAACGGATTTACCAAACGGAACATATTTTTTACAGATACAAACTAATGATCACGAAGTTATGGTTCGCAAAATAGTTGTGAGTAGAAACTAA
- a CDS encoding AraC family transcriptional regulator, which yields MSNQIHREITPLKENDCFLIFDREREFFNFPIHFHPEFEINYIRHAKGGKRVVGDHIGEIEEKELVMVGPNLYHGWENYKNTGKETLHEITIQFPRELFNDDLLSRNLLQPVKELMNNAYRGILFSQETINMIEPRLQRLSQKRGFDSYLEFQSLLYDLAISRDQQLLTNMSFLRQNDFHNSERIESIYTFVKENFGKKIKLEDAASRVNMTVVSFSRLIKQRTGKSFVDFVNEIRLGYATRLLIESNKSIGEICFECGFNNISNFNRIFKKRQGCTPSEFRTNFTGTRSVF from the coding sequence ATGTCAAATCAAATTCATCGTGAAATAACTCCTCTGAAAGAGAATGATTGTTTCTTAATTTTCGATAGAGAAAGAGAGTTTTTCAACTTTCCCATTCATTTTCACCCTGAATTTGAGATTAATTATATACGACATGCCAAGGGAGGCAAAAGAGTGGTTGGTGACCATATAGGAGAAATTGAAGAAAAAGAACTGGTAATGGTTGGACCCAATTTATACCATGGCTGGGAAAATTACAAAAACACAGGAAAAGAGACTTTACACGAGATAACCATTCAATTCCCCAGAGAATTATTCAATGACGATTTACTAAGTCGCAATCTCCTACAACCGGTTAAAGAATTAATGAACAATGCATATAGGGGAATACTGTTTTCGCAGGAAACAATTAATATGATTGAGCCACGACTTCAAAGATTAAGTCAAAAAAGAGGCTTTGACAGTTATCTCGAATTTCAATCTTTATTATACGATCTGGCCATATCAAGAGACCAACAGTTATTAACTAACATGTCCTTCCTTCGCCAGAATGATTTTCATAACAGCGAACGTATAGAGTCGATCTACACCTTTGTAAAAGAAAATTTTGGCAAAAAAATAAAATTGGAAGATGCCGCCAGTCGCGTAAACATGACCGTGGTTTCATTCAGCCGTTTGATAAAACAGCGTACAGGCAAGTCGTTTGTTGATTTTGTTAATGAGATTCGTCTGGGTTATGCCACCCGTTTATTGATTGAGAGTAATAAAAGTATTGGTGAGATATGTTTTGAATGTGGATTTAACAACATCTCCAATTTCAACCGCATTTTCAAAAAACGACAAGGTTGTACCCCATCAGAATTCAGAACTAATTTTACTGGTACGCGAAGTGTTTTTTAG
- a CDS encoding glycosyl hydrolase: MVVITTVACDDQSEEKTGRQELIERLQNIKGKGILFGHQDDLAYGINWKYVDGQSDVKRIAGDYPALFGWELGGLERGDACNLDSVPFDVMRSLAIKASQNGGINTFSWHPYSLINGENSWNTDTTVVKYIIPRGEYHNEFIRQLDKLAVFLNSFQMEDGKKMPFIFRPWHEMDGSWFWWGSKHCTSDEFKALFRFTIDYLKNEKGMDQMAIAYSPDCSFNSLNEYLTWYPGDEYVDIVGMDNYYDLRVGGDVDAAIKKLQIVVGYANQKGKISALTESGIENVADTTWYTQKLGVVLKDSLVAANLSYAMVWRNDPDVHFFFPYPKHPGAVYAKEFIDQDHIWLLNDLVEAEK; encoded by the coding sequence ATGGTGGTTATTACAACGGTTGCCTGTGATGATCAATCTGAGGAAAAAACGGGTCGCCAAGAGTTGATAGAAAGACTGCAGAATATAAAAGGGAAAGGTATATTATTTGGTCATCAGGATGATTTGGCATATGGCATCAATTGGAAATATGTTGATGGACAATCGGATGTTAAACGTATTGCCGGGGATTATCCTGCTTTGTTTGGATGGGAATTGGGAGGATTAGAGCGGGGAGATGCTTGTAATCTGGATAGTGTGCCTTTTGATGTGATGCGGAGTCTGGCTATAAAGGCTTCTCAAAATGGAGGTATTAATACTTTTAGCTGGCATCCATATTCACTTATTAATGGCGAAAACTCATGGAACACAGATACAACTGTTGTTAAATATATCATTCCACGTGGAGAATATCACAATGAATTTATCAGACAGTTAGATAAGTTGGCTGTATTTCTGAATTCTTTTCAGATGGAGGATGGAAAGAAGATGCCGTTTATCTTTCGCCCTTGGCATGAAATGGACGGAAGCTGGTTTTGGTGGGGTAGTAAACATTGTACTTCCGATGAGTTTAAAGCACTTTTTCGTTTTACGATTGATTATCTGAAAAATGAAAAGGGCATGGATCAGATGGCAATAGCTTATTCGCCTGATTGTAGTTTTAATTCGCTTAATGAATACCTTACCTGGTATCCGGGTGATGAGTATGTCGATATTGTGGGGATGGATAATTATTATGATTTACGGGTAGGAGGAGATGTTGATGCAGCCATTAAAAAGCTTCAGATAGTGGTTGGATACGCAAATCAAAAGGGGAAAATCTCAGCCTTAACCGAATCAGGGATTGAAAATGTTGCAGATACAACCTGGTATACCCAAAAATTAGGTGTTGTGTTAAAGGATAGTCTGGTGGCTGCAAATCTTAGTTATGCTATGGTTTGGCGCAACGATCCGGATGTTCATTTCTTTTTCCCATATCCGAAACATCCGGGAGCAGTTTATGCAAAAGAATTTATAGATCAGGATCATATCTGGTTATTAAATGATCTGGTTGAAGCAGAAAAATAG
- a CDS encoding glycosidase — protein sequence MREDVFESRLKKVKKKHRKVINKHNKALFSENGIYTRYKYPVITRNHVPLHWRFDLNKETNPYFMERIGFNAAFNAGAIKLNGKYLMVVRVEGNDRKSFFAVAESDNGIDGFTFWDKPIAMPQTDNWDTNVYDMRLTQHDDGWIYGVFCTERKDPDAPDGDTSSAAAAAGIARTRDLIEWERLPDLISTTGQQRNVVLFPHLIDGKYAFYTRPQDGFIDTGKGGGIGFGLSDTIEKAEVKEEVIVDAKTYHTIYEVKNGLGPAPIKTEHGWLQLAHGVRNTAAGLRYTLYVFMTDLEKPWMVTHKPNGHFISPLKDERVGDVSNVVFANGWIADEDGKVFIYYASSDTRMHVATTTIDKLVDYCLNTPEDKLHSHLSVQTIHELIDKNKDFMDLLNF from the coding sequence ATGAGAGAAGATGTTTTTGAGTCACGCCTCAAAAAGGTTAAAAAGAAACACCGAAAGGTTATTAATAAGCATAACAAGGCTTTATTCAGTGAAAACGGAATTTATACCCGTTATAAATATCCTGTAATTACACGAAATCATGTGCCATTGCACTGGCGTTTTGATTTGAATAAAGAGACCAATCCTTATTTTATGGAGCGCATTGGTTTCAATGCTGCTTTTAATGCAGGAGCCATTAAATTGAATGGAAAGTATTTGATGGTCGTTCGGGTTGAAGGTAATGATAGAAAGTCGTTTTTTGCAGTAGCTGAAAGTGACAATGGAATAGATGGATTTACCTTTTGGGATAAACCAATAGCAATGCCTCAGACCGATAATTGGGATACGAATGTATATGATATGCGCTTAACACAGCATGATGATGGATGGATTTATGGTGTGTTTTGTACAGAGCGTAAAGACCCTGATGCACCCGACGGTGATACCAGTAGTGCTGCAGCTGCAGCAGGTATTGCACGAACCCGTGATTTAATAGAGTGGGAGCGACTTCCTGATTTGATCTCCACAACAGGCCAACAACGCAATGTGGTACTATTTCCTCATTTGATTGATGGGAAATATGCTTTTTATACTCGTCCTCAGGATGGTTTTATCGATACAGGTAAAGGAGGAGGAATTGGTTTTGGATTGTCTGATACCATCGAAAAAGCTGAGGTGAAAGAAGAGGTAATTGTGGATGCTAAAACCTATCATACCATTTATGAAGTAAAAAATGGATTAGGCCCAGCTCCAATAAAAACCGAACATGGTTGGTTGCAACTGGCTCATGGGGTACGTAATACTGCTGCAGGTTTGCGATATACCTTGTATGTATTTATGACTGATTTGGAAAAACCCTGGATGGTTACTCATAAGCCAAACGGACATTTTATTTCACCTTTAAAGGATGAGCGTGTGGGTGATGTTTCCAATGTAGTGTTTGCCAATGGATGGATTGCCGATGAAGATGGAAAAGTATTTATTTACTACGCTTCATCTGATACTCGTATGCATGTGGCTACTACAACCATTGATAAGTTGGTTGACTATTGTTTGAATACACCAGAGGATAAGTTGCATTCGCACCTGAGTGTTCAAACAATCCATGAGTTGATTGATAAGAATAAGGATTTTATGGATCTGCTAAATTTTTAA